The Geoalkalibacter subterraneus genome contains the following window.
CGTCTTGCGGGAAAAGCTTCGTCAATTCATCAAATCGGTCGATTATGATAAAGACACCCAGTCTCTTGAAAAAATTCAGAATCTCGTGATCAGGCTGGCCCGCACCCTGCCGTGGGAGGACCTTATGACAAAGCTGTCGGAGCTTGATGAGGATCAATCATTCTCCGAGCAGCTCTCCTCGGTCCAGAAAACCCTCATCCCCAATCTTCTTCTTCTGAGGCAGGCCTTGCAGCAGGGCGGCGAGTTGGACCTCACCCAGTGGTCGCATGTTCTGGATTCATTGCAGGTGCCGCGCGCGGTTCTACTCGAAAATCTCCGTGACCTGGCCCAACTGGGCGGTGCGCTTGCTGCCAGGTATATAGAAGAGCAGGACCAGTAAGCATGTCCGCATAGCCAAGAGAAGAGAAAACACTTCTCCTTTGACCTAATTTTTTTCCCTTTCTGCCAGTCATATCCCTTTCGATTCCCAATTTTGTATAAAAAATACCTATTTGACATATCGGGAAAATCAATGTCAAATAGGTAGCAGCTCAGACTGCCTGTTCAAATTAGGCACCGAATTTTTTTGGTGGCAACTCCATTAAGGCTTCAATGATGAGATCTGGTGTGGGGCGTTGGCTCTACCGGCTTGCACGCTGGGGGCTTGGCGCTGTTTTTATTTATGCGGGGGCTCTGAAAATTTCAGAGCCCGAGGTTTTTGCTGTTCTGATCGGAGCCTATGGCCTGCTGCCGGAATTTCTGCTTCTGCCGATGGCTGTTTTTCTGGCTTCCCTGGAGATAGTCGCCGGTTTTGGTCTGTTGTTCGATCTGCGCGGAAGTCTTGCGGCGGTCACCGGAATGCTGCTTTTGTTCATCGCCGTGCTTTCCTACGGGCTGTGGATGGGGCTCGATGTCGATTGCGGCTGCTTTGGTCCGGATGACCCGGAAGCCGAGGCTTTCCATGGCCTGAAGACATCTCTTTACCGCGATCTGGTGATGATGGTTGGTGTTGTTTTTATCTATGGGTGGCGTCGGTTCGCCGGTATCGTGCCGGTATCGATCGGCGCCGTAATTTTAACAAAGAGGAGAAAATCAAGATGAAGGGAATTAAAGCCTTTTCTTTCCTGGCGGTTGGAGTCTTTCTTCTGGTGGGATTTTCAAACCCGTCTGAGGCTTTCTGGGACAACAAATTCGAGCAGGAAGTCACGAAGGAGGCGGAAGCCGTCAAGCTGGTGCGCGAGGTGCAGCGCGGCGGTTATGATGTTGTGACCACTGATGAACTCAAGGCCTGGATCGATTCAGGGAAGGATATTTTGATTGTCGATACCATGCCCTACGAGGACAGCTACAAAAAGCAGCATATCCCGGGTGCGGTGCAGTTTCTCTTCCCCATTCCGGATATGGAAGAATGGGATACGGCTGAAACGAATGGCCGGACTCCCGACGATTTTCTGGAGTTGCTGGGTGATGACAAGGACAGGACAATCGTTGTTTACTGCGGTTTTGTCAAATGCACCCGCAGCCACAATGGGGCAGCCTGGGCTGTCAATCTCGGTTACAACAACGTCTATCGTCATCCCGGCGGAGTCTTTGCCTGGAAAGGCGCGGGGTATCCTTTGGACAAAGCCGAATAAAATTTTTTCTGTTGAATTGATCGACGATATCTTCCCAATATCCTTCTGTTTTTTTTTCAGAACTTGAAATAGCCTCCGATTCATTTAACCTCTATGTCAGCGGGATTGCTGATGTAATTCATTTAATATTTTTATGAGGGATGGAGCCATGGCTGAACCCGCCGGTTCCCCGGTGGGGCTTTATGGGTCTCCTCCCGGATCGGAGTGAAAATGACAGAGGAAAAAAAGGGGATCAGTTCGACAATACTGGTGCCGGTTTTTGTGCCGGCGGTCATTGTTTCCGGTTTGCTGGTCATCGGAACGATCAGCAATCCGGAACTGGCCGGCAGTGTCTTTTCTTCAATGTTGGCCTACATTACGCGAACTTTCGGCTGGTTCTACATGCTGTCGGTCGCGATTTTCCTGGTTTTCATTGTCGGAGTCGGCATTTCCCCATGGGGGAAAATCAAGCTTGGCCCCGACCATGCGCTCCCCCAATACAGCTTTCCTGCCTGGTTCGCTATGCTGTTTTCGGCGGGTTATGGCATTGCGTTGCTTTTTTTCGGGGTGGCCGAGCCGGTTCTGCATTATTCCTCCCCGCCTGAAGGTGCTGCCAATACCGTCAACGCTGCGAAACAGGCGATGCAGATTGCCTTTTTCCACTGGGGATTCCATATCTGGGCGATTTACGGCCTGGTCGGCCTGGTGCTGGCGTATTTCTCTTTTCGCCACGGGCTGCCGCTTTCAATGCGCTCCGCGCTCTATCCGATTATCGGCGAACGGATCCATGGCCCCATCGGGCACACCGTCGACCTGTTCGCAATCCTGGGTACTCTGTTCGGCATTGCCACCACTCTCGGGTTGTCTGTCACCCAGATCAATGCCGGCATCAATTATCTGTGGCCTTCGATTCCAGTAGGCATCACAGTTCAGGTGATTGCCATAGCCGTGATCACCGCTGCGGCACTGATATCGGTGGTTGCAGGTCTTGATAAGGGCGTCAAGCGCCTTTCCATTCTGAACATGGGTCTGGCGGTTTCGCTGATGGTTTTTGTTTTTATTGCCGGTCCCAGCGTCATGATTCTCGAAACTTTTTTACAGAATACAGGAAGTTACCTCAATAGTATCATTGAGCGGACTTTTAACCTGCAGGCCTACAGCCGCAGCGATTGGATCGGCAACTGGACCCTGTTTATTTTTGGCTGGACAATTGCCTGGGCACCTTTTGTCGGACTTTTTATCGCAAAAATCAGCCGCGGGCGCACCATTCGCCAGTTCGTTGTGGGTGTCATGCTGGTGCCGTCGATGTTCACTTTCCTGTGGTTCTCGATTTTTGGCGACACGGCCCTGCACCTGATAATGAGAGAAGGTTATGTGTCGCTGATTACCGAGGTGCAGAACGATCAGGCGCTGGCCTTGTTCAAACTCTATGAGCATCTGCCGTTTACTTCGATCACTTCTTTTCTGACGGTCGTGCTGATCATTACCTTTTTCGTGACCTCGTCGGACTCCGGTTCTCTCGTCATTGATTCACTGGCCTCGGGCGGGGCGCTGCACACCCCTGCCTGGCAACGTTCCTTCTGGGCAATC
Protein-coding sequences here:
- a CDS encoding rhodanese-like domain-containing protein, coding for MKGIKAFSFLAVGVFLLVGFSNPSEAFWDNKFEQEVTKEAEAVKLVREVQRGGYDVVTTDELKAWIDSGKDILIVDTMPYEDSYKKQHIPGAVQFLFPIPDMEEWDTAETNGRTPDDFLELLGDDKDRTIVVYCGFVKCTRSHNGAAWAVNLGYNNVYRHPGGVFAWKGAGYPLDKAE
- a CDS encoding BCCT family transporter; this encodes MTEEKKGISSTILVPVFVPAVIVSGLLVIGTISNPELAGSVFSSMLAYITRTFGWFYMLSVAIFLVFIVGVGISPWGKIKLGPDHALPQYSFPAWFAMLFSAGYGIALLFFGVAEPVLHYSSPPEGAANTVNAAKQAMQIAFFHWGFHIWAIYGLVGLVLAYFSFRHGLPLSMRSALYPIIGERIHGPIGHTVDLFAILGTLFGIATTLGLSVTQINAGINYLWPSIPVGITVQVIAIAVITAAALISVVAGLDKGVKRLSILNMGLAVSLMVFVFIAGPSVMILETFLQNTGSYLNSIIERTFNLQAYSRSDWIGNWTLFIFGWTIAWAPFVGLFIAKISRGRTIRQFVVGVMLVPSMFTFLWFSIFGDTALHLIMREGYVSLITEVQNDQALALFKLYEHLPFTSITSFLTVVLIITFFVTSSDSGSLVIDSLASGGALHTPAWQRSFWAILEGVVASTLLIAGGLKALQAMTIASALPFAIIMLIAAVGMWRALVIEGHTEVSLAAHMHRTRHGTTAGPGQWKKRLAELVQFPSREQVQEFLEKRVIPGMKHVQKELDEQGWPADISYDSEMGRAYIEVIIEGQIDFIYDIRMCEHLVPSFAYPEIETDDEKIKHYYRAEVFLRRGGQSYDIYGFDQQQVIDDILDQFEKYLQFLHVSPGSLPWKMHEHDEMLLPSEDESDTPDEPKKSD
- a CDS encoding MauE/DoxX family redox-associated membrane protein; its protein translation is MMRSGVGRWLYRLARWGLGAVFIYAGALKISEPEVFAVLIGAYGLLPEFLLLPMAVFLASLEIVAGFGLLFDLRGSLAAVTGMLLLFIAVLSYGLWMGLDVDCGCFGPDDPEAEAFHGLKTSLYRDLVMMVGVVFIYGWRRFAGIVPVSIGAVILTKRRKSR